From Planctomycetia bacterium:
CGCCATCTCAACAGCCCTCCGTGGCAAAAACGAAACTCAGCGACATCGTCGCCGGTTACGCATTGCACGGAAACCCCAGTTTTGAGACAAGGCCTAGTGGGAATGGCGCTGCTATTGGCGGGCAGGACAGAACATGCCATTTTATCACTGGAAGAAGCTCGTGAACGTTTTCGTGCCATCGCGAATGCTCAGGCCAACACAGCTGCCGAAGGGATGACAGCTGTGTGCCTCGCCGACCAGGGCACTTGTCTGTTGCAGTTGGGTCGTTTAGACGAAGCTGCGGCGGCTTGCGACGAGTGTATTCGCCTCGCCCAGCAACTCGGTGACGACAGGCAAGTCGCGGTGAGCAAGGGCCAGCTTGGAATAGTCCGCTTTGAACAGTGTCGCTATCCCGAGGCCCTTGCAGCGCAAATTGAGGCGCGCGAACTGTTCACTCGATTCAACGAACCGGGCAATGTCGCAATTGGCTGGCATGAGATTGGCATGATATACCAGGAGATGGGGCATGCGGAGACCGCGGAAGATGCGTTTCGCCAAGCTCTCGCAATTTGCACTAGGACGGGTAATTGCGACGGGGAGGCACGCTCGCTGGCGCAATTAGGGACTCTGTACAGCGACGAATTATCTCGTCCGGAACAAGGAGCGTCACTAATCCGTCAAGCTGCCGACATTCATGCGTCCCTTCAGAACAAGATTGAAGAGGGCCGCCAACGATCCAATCTCGCATGTACTCTACGCAAGCTCCGCCGATACGACGACGCGCGACAGGAAATACACGATGCGCTCAAATGCCTTGAGCAATTTGGCCACTCTGCTGCTGCGTGGATGGCCTGGGCCATTCTCGCGGATATCGAAGCGGATGCCGGTATCGCGCAGGCCGCTACGGAGGCAAGGAACAACGCTATTGATTGCTATTTGGCATACCGCCGCGACGGCGGCGAGAATCATTTGCCTCAGGGCCGCCTTTGCGCGCATGTAGCGCAGTCCCTGCTTGTCGGTGACGGACAAGCTACAGTGAACTTACTGAAACAACTTATCGCCAAGGCCAAAACACCCGTTGAACTTGCCTACTTCCATGTTCTACAAGCCATCGCTTCCGGTAGCCGAGACGTTACTCTGGCCGACCACGCGGAATTTGATTACACGGTCGCCGCGGAAATCCTTCACTTAATCGAAACTCTGGAAAAGCATCGGCCGGGATGATAAACCGTCGTGGCAATTTGGACGGGCGGCCGCGGCTATTTGGCGGTTCTCAACGATTCCGACGATTGATGAAAACGGCAACTGCACGGCGTACACGCCCATAGCCGAGCAAGAAGCAACAGCATGCTACCAATCAGTGTGCGCAGCGTTGTCGCGATGGGATGACGCTGGCAAGTGTAA
This genomic window contains:
- a CDS encoding tetratricopeptide repeat protein; this translates as MALLLAGRTEHAILSLEEARERFRAIANAQANTAAEGMTAVCLADQGTCLLQLGRLDEAAAACDECIRLAQQLGDDRQVAVSKGQLGIVRFEQCRYPEALAAQIEARELFTRFNEPGNVAIGWHEIGMIYQEMGHAETAEDAFRQALAICTRTGNCDGEARSLAQLGTLYSDELSRPEQGASLIRQAADIHASLQNKIEEGRQRSNLACTLRKLRRYDDARQEIHDALKCLEQFGHSAAAWMAWAILADIEADAGIAQAATEARNNAIDCYLAYRRDGGENHLPQGRLCAHVAQSLLVGDGQATVNLLKQLIAKAKTPVELAYFHVLQAIASGSRDVTLADHAEFDYTVAAEILHLIETLEKHRPG